A single region of the Pseudomonas sp. VD-NE ins genome encodes:
- the cgtA gene encoding Obg family GTPase CgtA: protein MKFVDEVSIRVKAGDGGNGAMSFRREKFIENGGPNGGDGGDGGSIYMMADENLNTLVDYRYTRHFDAERGSNGGSTDCTGKKGEDLILRVPVGTTVIDSATQEVIGDLTKAGQKLMVVQGGWHGLGNTRFKSSTNRAPRQTTPGKPGEQRDLKLEMKVLADVGLLGLPNAGKSTFIRSVSAAKPKVADYPFTTLVPNLGVVSVDRWKSFVIADIPGLIEGASDGAGLGIRFLKHLARTRLLLHLVDMAPLDDSSAPDAAEVIVNELIKFSPSLAERDRWLVLNKCDQILEEEHDERVKEIVDRLEWTGPVYVISAIAKIGTERLCHDIMRYMEDRADRLANDPAYKEELADLDQRIEDEARAQLQALDDKRALRRSGVKSVHDIGDDDWDEEDVDDEDGPEIIYVRD, encoded by the coding sequence ATGAAGTTTGTTGATGAAGTATCGATTCGCGTAAAGGCTGGTGACGGCGGCAATGGCGCCATGAGTTTCCGTCGGGAAAAATTCATCGAAAACGGTGGCCCGAACGGCGGTGATGGCGGTGACGGCGGTTCCATCTACATGATGGCTGACGAAAACCTCAACACCCTGGTCGACTACCGTTACACCCGGCACTTCGATGCCGAGCGTGGCTCCAACGGTGGCAGCACCGACTGCACCGGTAAAAAAGGTGAAGACCTGATCCTGCGCGTGCCGGTCGGCACCACGGTGATCGACTCCGCTACCCAGGAAGTGATTGGCGACCTGACCAAGGCAGGCCAGAAACTGATGGTTGTGCAGGGCGGCTGGCACGGTCTGGGCAACACCCGTTTCAAATCCAGTACCAACCGTGCGCCGCGTCAGACCACGCCGGGCAAGCCGGGTGAGCAGCGCGACCTGAAGCTGGAAATGAAAGTACTGGCCGACGTCGGTCTGCTGGGCTTGCCGAATGCCGGTAAAAGTACCTTTATTCGTTCAGTATCGGCCGCCAAGCCGAAAGTTGCCGACTACCCGTTCACCACGCTGGTGCCAAACCTCGGTGTGGTCAGCGTCGATCGCTGGAAGAGCTTCGTCATTGCCGACATTCCGGGTCTGATCGAAGGTGCTTCCGACGGTGCCGGTCTGGGTATTCGCTTCCTCAAGCACTTGGCGCGTACGCGTCTGTTGCTGCACCTCGTCGACATGGCGCCGCTGGATGACAGCAGTGCGCCGGATGCCGCTGAAGTGATTGTCAACGAGTTGATCAAGTTCAGCCCGTCCCTGGCAGAGCGTGATCGTTGGTTGGTGCTGAACAAGTGCGACCAGATCCTTGAAGAAGAGCACGATGAGCGCGTCAAGGAAATCGTTGATCGCCTCGAGTGGACCGGTCCGGTCTATGTGATCTCGGCGATCGCCAAGATCGGTACCGAGCGTCTGTGCCACGACATCATGCGTTACATGGAAGATCGCGCCGATCGCCTGGCCAATGACCCGGCTTACAAAGAAGAGCTGGCCGATCTCGATCAGCGCATCGAAGACGAAGCCCGCGCGCAACTGCAGGCGCTGGATGACAAGCGTGCCCTGCGTCGCAGCGGCGTGAAGTCGGTCCATGACATCGGTGACGATGATTGGGACGAAGAAGATGTGGATGACGAAGACGGTCCGGAAATCATTTACGTGCGTGACTGA
- the ileS gene encoding isoleucine--tRNA ligase, with the protein MTDYKATLNLPDTAFPMKAGLPQREPQILQRWDSIGLYGKLREIGKDRPKFVLHDGPPYANGTIHIGHALNKILKDMIIRSKTLSGFDAPYVPGWDCHGLPIEHKVEVTHGKNLGADKTRELCRAYATEQIEGQKSEFIRLGVLGDWANPYKTMDFKNEAGEIRALAEIVKGGFVFKGLKPVNWCFDCGSALAEAEVEYETKKSSTIDVAFPIADEAKLAAAFGLPSLGKPASIVIWTTTPWTIPANQALNVHPEFNYALVDIGDKLLVLAEELVEACLARYGVEGSVIATTTGKELELINFRHPFYDRLSPVYLADYVELGAGTGVVHSAPAYGVDDFVTCKKYGMVNDDILNPVQSNGVYAPSLEFFGGQFIWKANPAIVDKLTEVGALMHTTVIEHSYMHCWRHKTPLIYRATAQWFIGMDKEPTSGDTLRVRSLKAIEDTKFVPAWGQARLHSMIANRPDWCISRQRNWGVPIPFFLNKESGELHPRTVELMEEVAKRVEVEGIEAWFKMDAAELLGDEAPLYDKISDTLDVWFDSGTTHWHVLRGSHPMGHESGPRADLYLEGSDQHRGWFHSSLLTGCAIDNHAPYRELLTHGFTVDEAGRKMSKSLGNVIAPQKVNDTLGADIMRLWVASTDYSGEMAVSDQILQRSADAYRRIRNTARFLLSNLTGFNPATDILPAEEMLALDRWAVDRTLLLQRELQEHYGEYRFWNVYSKIHNFCVQELGGFYLDIIKDRQYTTGANSKARRSAQTALFHISEALVRWIAPILAFTADELWEYLPGERNESVMLNTWYEGLTELPADVELGRDYWERVMAVKVAVNKEMEIQRAAKAVGGNLQAEVTLYAEDALSADLAKLSNELRFVLITSTASVAPFVQAPADAVVTEVSGLKLKIVKSAFPKCARCWHCREDVGVNPEHPEICGRCVDNISGTGEVRHYA; encoded by the coding sequence ATGACCGACTATAAAGCCACGCTTAACCTTCCGGACACCGCCTTCCCAATGAAGGCCGGCCTGCCACAGCGCGAACCGCAGATCCTGCAGCGCTGGGACAGTATTGGCCTGTACGGAAAGTTGCGCGAGATTGGCAAGGATCGTCCGAAGTTCGTTCTGCACGACGGCCCTCCGTATGCCAACGGCACGATCCACATCGGTCACGCACTGAACAAGATTCTCAAGGACATGATCATCCGCTCGAAGACCCTGTCGGGTTTCGACGCGCCGTATGTTCCGGGTTGGGACTGCCACGGTCTGCCGATCGAACACAAGGTTGAAGTGACCCACGGCAAGAACCTGGGCGCGGACAAGACCCGCGAACTGTGCCGTGCCTACGCCACCGAGCAGATCGAAGGGCAGAAGTCCGAATTCATCCGTCTTGGCGTGCTGGGCGATTGGGCCAACCCGTACAAGACCATGGATTTCAAGAACGAGGCCGGTGAAATCCGCGCCCTCGCTGAAATCGTCAAGGGCGGTTTCGTGTTCAAGGGCCTCAAGCCGGTGAACTGGTGCTTCGACTGCGGTTCGGCCCTGGCTGAAGCGGAAGTCGAGTACGAGACCAAAAAGTCCTCGACCATCGACGTGGCCTTCCCGATCGCTGACGAAGCCAAACTGGCTGCCGCGTTCGGTCTGCCGTCGCTGGGCAAACCTGCCTCGATCGTGATCTGGACCACCACCCCGTGGACCATTCCGGCCAACCAGGCGCTGAACGTTCACCCGGAATTCAACTACGCCCTGGTCGACATCGGCGACAAGCTGCTGGTGCTGGCGGAAGAGCTGGTCGAAGCCTGCCTGGCGCGCTATGGCGTCGAAGGCTCGGTCATCGCGACCACCACCGGTAAAGAGTTGGAACTGATCAACTTCCGTCATCCGTTCTACGACCGTCTGTCGCCGGTGTACCTGGCTGACTACGTCGAACTGGGTGCTGGCACTGGCGTGGTTCACTCCGCTCCGGCCTACGGCGTGGACGACTTCGTGACTTGCAAGAAATATGGCATGGTCAACGACGACATCCTCAACCCGGTGCAGAGCAACGGCGTGTACGCGCCGTCGCTGGAATTCTTCGGCGGCCAGTTCATCTGGAAGGCCAACCCGGCCATCGTCGACAAGCTGACCGAAGTCGGTGCGCTGATGCACACCACCGTCATCGAACACAGCTACATGCACTGCTGGCGCCACAAGACCCCGCTGATCTACCGCGCCACCGCGCAGTGGTTCATCGGCATGGACAAAGAGCCAACCAGCGGCGACACCCTGCGTGTGCGCTCGCTCAAAGCCATCGAAGACACCAAATTCGTACCGGCCTGGGGCCAGGCGCGTCTGCACTCGATGATCGCCAACCGTCCGGACTGGTGCATCTCGCGTCAACGTAACTGGGGCGTGCCGATCCCGTTCTTCCTCAACAAGGAAAGCGGCGAGCTGCACCCACGCACCGTCGAGCTGATGGAAGAAGTCGCCAAACGCGTTGAAGTCGAAGGCATCGAAGCCTGGTTCAAGATGGACGCTGCCGAACTGCTCGGCGACGAAGCGCCGCTGTACGACAAGATCAGCGATACCCTCGACGTCTGGTTCGATTCGGGCACCACGCACTGGCACGTCCTGCGCGGTTCGCACCCGATGGGTCACGAGAGCGGCCCGCGCGCCGATCTGTACCTGGAAGGTTCCGACCAGCACCGTGGCTGGTTCCACTCGTCGCTGCTGACCGGTTGCGCCATCGACAACCACGCGCCGTACCGCGAACTGCTGACCCACGGTTTCACCGTCGACGAAGCTGGCCGCAAGATGTCCAAATCGCTGGGCAATGTGATTGCGCCGCAGAAAGTCAACGACACCCTCGGCGCCGACATCATGCGTCTGTGGGTGGCTTCGACCGACTACTCCGGTGAAATGGCGGTTTCCGACCAGATCCTGCAACGCAGCGCGGACGCCTATCGTCGTATCCGCAACACTGCACGCTTCCTGCTTTCGAACCTGACCGGCTTCAACCCGGCCACCGACATCCTGCCGGCTGAAGAAATGCTCGCGCTGGATCGTTGGGCGGTAGACCGCACCTTGCTGCTGCAACGCGAGCTGCAAGAGCACTACGGCGAATACCGTTTCTGGAACGTCTACTCCAAGATCCACAACTTCTGCGTGCAGGAGCTGGGCGGTTTCTACCTCGACATCATCAAGGACCGTCAGTACACCACTGGCGCCAACAGCAAGGCCCGCCGTTCGGCGCAAACCGCGCTGTTCCACATCTCCGAAGCGCTGGTGCGCTGGATCGCGCCGATCCTCGCCTTCACTGCTGACGAGTTGTGGGAATACCTGCCGGGCGAGCGTAACGAATCGGTCATGCTAAACACCTGGTACGAAGGTCTGACCGAACTGCCGGCCGACGTTGAACTGGGCCGCGACTACTGGGAACGTGTGATGGCGGTCAAAGTAGCGGTCAACAAAGAAATGGAAATCCAGCGCGCGGCGAAAGCTGTCGGTGGCAACCTGCAAGCCGAAGTGACGCTGTACGCCGAAGACGCCCTGAGCGCCGACCTGGCCAAGCTGAGCAACGAACTGCGCTTTGTGTTGATCACCTCGACGGCCAGCGTTGCACCGTTTGTACAGGCTCCGGCCGACGCGGTAGTGACTGAAGTCAGCGGCCTGAAGCTGAAGATCGTCAAATCGGCCTTCCCGAAGTGCGCCCGTTGCTGGCACTGCCGTGAAGATGTTGGCGTGAACCCTGAGCATCCGGAAATCTGCGGTCGTTGCGTCGACAACATCAGCGGCACTGGCGAGGTTCGTCACTATGCCTAA
- the rpmA gene encoding 50S ribosomal protein L27: MAHKKAGGSTRNGRDSEAKRLGVKMYGGQKIIPGNIIVRQRGTQFHAGYGVGMGKDHTLFAKIEGVIKFEVKGAFNRRYVSVVAA, translated from the coding sequence GTAGTACCCGTAACGGTCGCGACTCAGAAGCCAAACGCCTTGGCGTTAAGATGTATGGCGGCCAGAAAATCATTCCGGGCAACATCATCGTGCGTCAGCGCGGCACCCAATTCCACGCTGGCTACGGCGTTGGCATGGGTAAGGATCACACCCTCTTCGCGAAAATCGAAGGCGTGATCAAGTTTGAAGTAAAAGGCGCGTTCAACCGCCGTTACGTGAGCGTTGTCGCAGCTTAA
- the rpsT gene encoding 30S ribosomal protein S20, translated as MANSPSAKKRAKQAEKRRSHNASLRSMVRTYIKNVVKAIDAKDAEKAQAAYVLAVPVIDRMADKGIIHKNKAARHKSRLNGHVKALKEAA; from the coding sequence GTGGCCAACTCACCTTCCGCCAAAAAACGTGCAAAACAGGCTGAGAAGCGTCGCAGCCACAACGCCAGCCTGCGTTCCATGGTTCGCACCTACATCAAGAATGTAGTTAAAGCCATCGACGCAAAAGACGCTGAAAAAGCTCAAGCTGCATACGTTCTGGCTGTGCCAGTTATCGACCGTATGGCCGATAAAGGCATCATCCACAAGAACAAGGCTGCTCGTCATAAGAGCCGTCTGAATGGCCACGTCAAAGCACTGAAAGAAGCTGCTTAA
- the ribF gene encoding bifunctional riboflavin kinase/FAD synthetase, giving the protein MQLVRGLHNLRPQHRGCVATIGNFDGVHRGHQAILARLRERALELGVPSCVVIFEPQPREFFAPETAPARLARLRDKLQLLAAEGVDRVLCLAFNQRLSKLSASEFVDTILVDGLGVQHLEVGDDFRFGCDRLGDFDFLLQAGQMHGFTVEAAQTVELDGIRVSSTQVRNALAAADFALAERLLGRPYRIAGRVLHGQKLARQLGTPTANIQLKRRRVPFTGVYLVDVDIDGKTWPGVANIGVRPTVQGDGKAHLEVHLLDFAGDLYDRRLTVVFHQKLREEQRFASLEALKTAINADVATARALAAPSAHR; this is encoded by the coding sequence ATGCAGCTGGTTCGAGGCCTCCACAACTTGCGCCCCCAGCATCGGGGCTGCGTCGCCACTATTGGCAACTTTGACGGTGTTCACCGTGGTCACCAGGCTATCCTGGCCCGACTGCGTGAGCGTGCGCTCGAGTTGGGCGTACCCAGCTGCGTGGTGATTTTCGAGCCGCAGCCACGGGAATTCTTTGCCCCCGAGACCGCGCCGGCACGTCTGGCCCGGTTGCGCGACAAGCTGCAACTGCTGGCCGCCGAAGGTGTCGACCGGGTGTTGTGCCTGGCGTTCAACCAGCGCTTGAGCAAGCTCAGCGCCAGTGAGTTCGTCGACACCATCCTCGTCGATGGTCTCGGCGTGCAGCATCTGGAGGTCGGTGACGATTTCCGTTTTGGTTGCGACCGCCTCGGCGACTTCGACTTCCTGCTGCAGGCCGGGCAGATGCACGGTTTTACCGTTGAAGCCGCGCAAACCGTCGAACTGGACGGTATTCGCGTCAGCAGCACCCAGGTCCGTAACGCCCTGGCCGCCGCCGATTTTGCCTTGGCCGAACGTTTGCTCGGCCGCCCGTACCGGATTGCCGGTCGTGTGCTGCATGGCCAGAAACTGGCCCGGCAACTGGGTACGCCGACTGCCAATATTCAACTCAAGCGTCGTCGCGTGCCGTTCACCGGGGTGTATCTGGTGGATGTCGATATCGACGGCAAGACCTGGCCCGGCGTCGCCAACATCGGCGTGCGGCCCACGGTACAAGGTGATGGCAAAGCCCACCTTGAAGTCCATCTTTTAGATTTTGCCGGCGATCTGTATGACCGGCGTTTGACGGTGGTTTTCCACCAAAAGCTGCGTGAAGAGCAGCGCTTCGCCTCTCTGGAGGCATTGAAAACGGCGATCAATGCGGATGTCGCCACCGCCCGTGCACTAGCCGCACCTAGCGCCCATCGCTAA
- the murJ gene encoding murein biosynthesis integral membrane protein MurJ: MNLLKSLAAVSSITMLSRILGFVRDTLIARTFGAGMATDAFFIAFKLPNLLRRIFAEGAFSQAFVPILAEYKSQQGEEATRTFIAYVSGLLTLVLAVVTALGMIAAPWVIWATAPGFTDTPEKFQLTSDLLRVTFPYILLISLSSLAGAILNTWNRFSVPAFVPTLLNVSMIVFSLFLTPYFDPPVMALGWAVLVGGLAQLLYQLPHLKKIGMLVLPRLNLRDTGVWRVMKQMLPAILGVSVSQISLIINTIFASFLVAGSVSWMYYADRLMELPSGVLGVALGTILLPTLAKTYASKDRHEYSRILDWGLRLCFVLVLPCSLALGILAEPLTVSLFQYGQFSGFDAEMTQRALIAYSVGLLGIIVIKVLAPGFYAQQNIRTPVKIAIFTLVVTQLFNLVLIGPLAHAGLALAISAGACLNAGLLFYQLRKQQMYQPQPGWAKFGFKLVIAVAVMSAVLLLGMHFMPAWDQGHMLERFLRLGALVAAGVVSYFGMLLLLGFRLRDFNRKALS; encoded by the coding sequence ATGAATCTGCTCAAATCGTTGGCCGCCGTCAGCTCTATCACGATGCTTTCCCGGATTCTGGGCTTTGTTCGTGACACGTTGATTGCTCGTACATTCGGCGCCGGGATGGCGACGGATGCCTTCTTTATTGCCTTCAAATTGCCCAATCTGTTGCGACGGATCTTCGCCGAGGGTGCTTTCTCGCAGGCATTCGTGCCGATTCTGGCCGAATACAAAAGCCAGCAGGGCGAAGAAGCGACGCGTACGTTCATTGCTTATGTTTCCGGCTTGCTGACGTTGGTGTTAGCGGTAGTCACTGCGCTGGGCATGATCGCCGCGCCCTGGGTCATCTGGGCCACAGCCCCGGGTTTTACCGATACGCCGGAAAAATTCCAGCTCACCTCCGATCTGCTGCGGGTGACCTTCCCTTATATATTGCTGATCTCCCTGTCCTCGCTGGCGGGCGCGATTCTCAATACCTGGAACCGTTTCTCGGTGCCGGCCTTTGTGCCAACACTGCTCAACGTCAGCATGATCGTGTTTTCGCTGTTCCTTACGCCGTACTTCGATCCGCCGGTCATGGCATTGGGCTGGGCGGTCCTGGTCGGCGGTCTGGCGCAGTTGCTCTATCAACTGCCGCACCTGAAAAAGATCGGCATGCTGGTGCTGCCGCGCCTTAATCTGCGTGATACCGGTGTGTGGCGGGTGATGAAGCAGATGTTGCCGGCGATTCTCGGCGTGTCGGTCAGCCAGATATCGCTGATCATCAACACCATCTTCGCCTCGTTTCTGGTCGCAGGCTCGGTGTCGTGGATGTATTACGCCGACCGCCTGATGGAGTTGCCATCCGGCGTACTGGGTGTGGCGCTGGGCACAATCCTGTTGCCGACCCTCGCGAAAACTTACGCAAGCAAGGATCGCCACGAATATTCGCGGATTCTCGACTGGGGCCTGCGCCTGTGCTTCGTGCTGGTGCTGCCATGTTCGCTGGCGCTGGGGATTCTCGCTGAGCCGCTGACCGTTTCGCTGTTCCAGTACGGTCAGTTCAGTGGTTTCGACGCTGAAATGACTCAGCGTGCGCTGATTGCTTATTCTGTCGGTCTGCTCGGGATTATCGTGATCAAAGTGTTGGCGCCGGGCTTCTATGCGCAACAGAACATCCGTACCCCGGTGAAAATCGCAATTTTCACGCTGGTCGTCACTCAGTTGTTCAACCTGGTGCTGATTGGTCCTCTGGCTCACGCCGGTCTGGCCTTGGCGATCAGCGCCGGTGCCTGCCTGAATGCCGGATTGCTGTTCTATCAACTACGCAAACAGCAGATGTATCAGCCGCAGCCGGGTTGGGCCAAGTTCGGTTTCAAACTGGTGATCGCGGTGGCGGTGATGTCGGCAGTGCTGCTGCTTGGCATGCATTTCATGCCGGCGTGGGATCAAGGTCACATGCTTGAGCGCTTCCTGCGTCTGGGCGCATTGGTCGCGGCGGGCGTGGTGTCCTATTTCGGTATGTTGCTGCTGCTCGGTTTCCGCTTGCGTGACTTCAATCGCAAGGCCTTGAGCTGA
- a CDS encoding CreA family protein, producing MRLAKGLLGLLMAMPLLASAEEIGQVSTVFKFVGPNDRIVVEAFDDPKVEGVTCYLSRAKTGGVKGGLGLAEDRAEASIACRQVGPIKFKGDLKDGDEVFKERTSLVFKTMQVVRFLDKKRNTLVYLVYSDRLIEGSPQNAVTAIPILPWVPVQQ from the coding sequence ATGCGTTTAGCGAAAGGATTGTTGGGTTTGCTGATGGCGATGCCATTGCTCGCCTCGGCTGAGGAAATCGGTCAAGTGTCGACGGTGTTCAAGTTTGTCGGCCCGAACGACCGCATAGTGGTCGAGGCTTTCGATGATCCGAAAGTCGAGGGGGTGACTTGCTACCTGTCGCGCGCCAAGACTGGCGGTGTCAAAGGTGGTCTGGGTCTGGCTGAAGATCGCGCCGAAGCTTCGATCGCCTGCCGTCAGGTCGGTCCGATCAAGTTCAAGGGTGATCTGAAGGATGGCGATGAGGTGTTCAAGGAGCGCACTTCGCTGGTATTCAAGACCATGCAGGTGGTGCGTTTTCTCGACAAGAAGCGCAACACGTTGGTGTATCTGGTCTACAGCGACCGTTTGATTGAAGGTAGTCCGCAGAATGCCGTGACGGCTATCCCGATTCTGCCTTGGGTGCCAGTCCAGCAATAA
- the proB gene encoding glutamate 5-kinase, with protein MRSKVTGAQRWVVKIGSALLTADGKGLDRAAMSVWVEQMVALHEAGVELVLVSSGAVAAGMSRLGWTARPSAMHELQAAAAIGQMGLVQAWESSFAEHGRHTAQILLTHDDLSDRKRYLNARSTLRALVELKVIPVINENDTVVTDEIRFGDNDTLAALVANLVEADLLVILTDRDGMFDADPRNNPDAQLIYEARADDPSLDAVAGGTGGALGRGGMQTKLRAARLAARSGAHTIIVGGRLERVLDRLKAGERIGTLLSPERGMLAARKQWLAGHLQTRGTLVLDEGAVSALSKGNKSLLPVGVKLVQGSFRRGEMVVCVAPDGREIARGLANYSALEAQKIIGQSSDAIVGLLGYMAEPELVHRDNLILV; from the coding sequence ATGCGGAGCAAGGTGACAGGTGCGCAGCGTTGGGTCGTGAAGATCGGCAGCGCTTTGCTGACAGCCGATGGCAAAGGGCTGGATCGCGCGGCAATGAGTGTCTGGGTCGAGCAGATGGTGGCCTTGCATGAGGCTGGCGTCGAGTTGGTGCTGGTGTCCTCCGGGGCGGTGGCGGCCGGCATGAGTCGTTTGGGCTGGACCGCACGACCCAGTGCGATGCACGAACTCCAGGCGGCCGCTGCGATTGGTCAGATGGGTCTGGTGCAGGCGTGGGAATCGAGCTTCGCCGAGCATGGTCGGCACACGGCGCAGATTCTCCTGACCCACGACGACCTGTCTGACCGCAAGCGCTACCTCAATGCCCGTAGCACCTTGCGTGCGTTGGTCGAGCTGAAAGTCATCCCGGTCATCAACGAAAACGACACCGTGGTCACCGACGAAATCCGTTTCGGCGACAACGATACGCTGGCGGCGCTGGTGGCTAACCTGGTCGAGGCGGATCTGCTGGTGATCCTGACCGATCGCGACGGCATGTTCGACGCTGATCCGCGTAACAACCCTGACGCGCAGCTGATTTACGAGGCGCGCGCTGATGATCCGAGTCTCGATGCGGTAGCGGGCGGCACGGGTGGTGCACTGGGTCGTGGCGGCATGCAGACCAAGTTGCGTGCGGCTCGATTGGCTGCGCGTTCTGGTGCGCACACTATTATCGTCGGCGGGCGTCTTGAGCGCGTGCTTGATCGCCTGAAGGCGGGTGAGCGCATTGGCACCTTGCTGTCGCCTGAGCGCGGCATGCTCGCGGCACGCAAGCAATGGCTGGCCGGACATCTGCAAACTCGTGGCACCTTGGTGCTGGACGAGGGTGCGGTATCGGCGTTGTCCAAGGGCAACAAAAGCCTGCTGCCCGTCGGTGTGAAGTTGGTGCAGGGCAGTTTCCGTCGCGGCGAGATGGTCGTCTGCGTGGCGCCCGATGGTCGCGAGATTGCCCGTGGCCTGGCCAACTACAGTGCGCTGGAAGCACAAAAAATTATCGGTCAGTCGTCGGATGCGATTGTCGGTTTGCTCGGTTACATGGCAGAGCCTGAGCTGGTTCACCGTGACAACCTGATTCTGGTTTAA